The Panthera tigris isolate Pti1 chromosome F3, P.tigris_Pti1_mat1.1, whole genome shotgun sequence genome includes a window with the following:
- the SERPINC1 gene encoding antithrombin-III, whose product MFSNEIGTVAAGKRRICLLSLLIGLWGCVTCHWSPVEDICTAKPRDIPVNPMCIYRSPEKKAMEDEGSEQKIPEATNRRVWELSKANSRFATAFYQHLADSKNDNDNIFLSPLSISTAFAMTKLGACDNTLKQLMEVFKFDTISEKTSDQVHFFFAKLNCRLYRKANKSSELVSANRLFGDKSLTFNETYQDISEVVYGAKLQPLDFKENPEQSRMTINKWVSNKTEGRITDVVPPEAIDELTVLVLVNTIYFKGLWKSKFSPENTRKELFYKADGESCSASMMYQEGKFHYRRVAEGTQVLELPFKGDDITMVLILPKPEKSLAKVEQELTPEVLQEWLDETAETLLVVHMPRFRIEDSFSVKEQLQDMGLVDLFNPEKSKLPGIVAEGRSDLYVSDAFHKAFLEVNEEGSEAAASTVIGIAGRSLNPNRVTFKANRPFLVLIREVALNTIIFMGRVANPCVN is encoded by the exons ATGTTTTCCAATGAGATAGGAACTGTAGCTGCTGGAAAAAG GAGGATATGTCTTCTCTCCTTGCTCATTGGCCTCTGGGGCTGCGTGACCTGTCACTGGAGCCCCGTGGAGGACATCTGCACAGCCAAGCCTCGGGACATTCCTGTGAATCCCATGTGCATCTACCGTTCCCCAGAGAAGAAGGCAATGGAGGATGAGGGCTCAGAGCAGAAGATCCCCGAGGCCACCAACCGGCGGGTTTGGGAACTGTCCAAGGCCAATTCCCGCTTCGCCACTGCCTTCTATCAGCACCTGGCCGACTCCAAGAATGACAATGACAACATCTTCCTATCGCCCCTGAGTATCTCCACAGCTTTTGCTATGACCAAGCTGGGTGCCTGTGACAATACCCTCAAGCAGCTGATGGAG GTTTTTAAGTTTGATACCATCTCCGAGAAAACATCTGATCAGGTGCACTTTTTCTTCGCCAAACTGAACTGCCGACTCTATCGAAAAGCCAACAAATCCTCTGAGCTAGTATCAGCCAACCGCCTTTTTGGAGACAAATCCCTTACCTTCAACGAGACCTATCAGGACATCAGTGAGGTGGTATATGGGGCCAAGCTCCAGCCCCTGGACTTCAAG GAAAATCCAGAGCAGTCCAGAATGACCATCAACAAATGGGTATCCAATAAGACCGAAGGGCGTATCACTGATGTCGTTCCCCCAGAAGCCATCGACGAGCTCACTGTACTGGTGCTGGTCAACACCATTTACTTCAAG GGCCTGTGGAAGTCGAAGTTCAGCCCCGAGAACACAAGGAAGGAACTGTTCTACAAGGCTGATGGGGAGTCGTGTTCGGCGTCCATGATGTACCAGGAAGGCAAGTTCCACTACCGGCGAGTGGCagaaggcacccaggtgctcgaGCTGCCCTTCAAGGGCGATGACATCACCATGGTGCTCATCCTGCCCAAGCCCGAGAAGAGCCTGGCCAAGGTGGAGCAGGAGCTCACCCCGGAGGTGCTGCAGGAATGGCTGGATGAGACAGCGGAGACCCTGCTGGTGGTCCACATGCCCCGCTTCCGCATCGAGGACAGCTTCAGCGTGAAGGAGCAGCTGCAAGACATGGGCCTCGTGGACCTGTTCAACCCTGAGAAGTCCAAGCTCCCAG GTATTGTTGCAGAAGGCCGGAGTGACCTCTACGTCTCAGATGCATTCCATAAGGCCTTTCTTGAG GTAAATGAGGAAGGCAGCGAAGCAGCGGCAAGTACTGTCATTGGGATCGCAGGCCGTTCGCTGAACCCCAACAGGGTGACCTTCAAGGCCAACAGGCCCTTCCTGGTTCTTATAAGGGAAGTTGCTCTGAACACCATTATCTTCATGGGCAGAGTAGCCAACCCTTGTGTTAACTAA